From the Winogradskyella forsetii genome, the window AGGAGTTACTTAAAAGCATCAATTTATAAAAAATTAATACCGAGTTTCTATGAAACACATTGCACTGTTATTCTTAGCCCTAAATTTTTGTTTAATTGGCTATAGCCAAGCAACAAGCTCATCTAACTTTCAACTTAAAATACTTTTTGATGCTGACATTTCAGTAAAAAATATAACGCCTAGGTATTATAAAAAATCTGGAAATAGTTTTGACACCATACATTATTCCATTGATAAGAAAGAAAACGCAATGATTATAAAAGGCCATAATGATTATGTCTTATGGGTAGACTTTCCGGTATTGGAGTTTTCTGAAACCAGAAAAGTACAATTAATGAAAAACGGTAAAAAAAGTGAAAAAATAGTACTGTCAAACCTGTTTTATTTCATATCAAAAGGCATCAGCTCTTATACTGGCAAACAAATTAAAACTTTCAAATTTTCTGAAACGGAAGATGCTCAAGTGATTATCGCTTCTCAAGAAAAACATAATAAGGAGAACTCGTACGAAAACCTAAAAATCAACATTATAAATACCTATGACGGAGACGCGGTACAGCTTCCAATAACCACAAAACGGATTAAAATAAACAAATTATGAAACCTATTGTGCTTGCCCTCTTATCAATTCTTTTTTTTAATAATGCGACAGCACAAGATAGCGTATATTGCGGATATACAGTAGATTTTCAGTTTGAAACCATTCGATTGAAAAGAAACACCGATAGCATCTTGTCCATCACTTTTTTTGAAGAAACTGCTTTTGAACCTCTAAAAAACAGCGAAAATTATACGTTGGGATTTTACAGAATAGACACTTTAAATAACAAATATAGGATCGCAAAACACTGGCATACCATAGGAGGCGGTAATACTTGTACACTGATGAAACCAACCACACTCTATCTTTATTTTAAAATTACGTCTTCTAACAATAGAAATGAGGCCTACACGTACACTAAGGTTGTTCCTGTTTTTTTCAACGCTTTAGAAAGAAATTTAGAGGCATGGCAATTAAACAATATTGATTTAGGCCAACAATTACAGGTCAATGCGCAGCCTATTGCAATAGAGGTTACAGGTCTAAACAATTACAAAATAGTGCCACAAGCAAACTTACTGCAAAGACCTAGTTCTCTTATAGAATTAAAAGAATTGCCTAAAATCGAACGAAAAAATTGATTTTAAGAAACATCTAACCCTATTAAATCTTAAAATAGCATGTCCATTATTTACAAGTATTAAGTTTTATAAATTATTAATTTCAAAGGTATTGCTGAGTTCAACCCATAAGTGTAAAGCACTTGTTTTTTAGTTCTTCTATTGGGTTATTGAATTACATCTTTTACATGAACTAATATAGTTGTAGGTGGGTAAAAAAATATACAAGATGAAGACCATAATAACAATAATAATTTTCCTGTGGATAATCCAAAATTCATTCGCACAAGACAAAAAGATTGATAGAATTCCTGTCTTTTCTGATGCAATAATTAAGGACAGTTATATGAAGAGTGTTGATTTAAAACGTAATCATATCGACAGCTTAATCTACTATTACAAAGACCATATTAGAAAAGATACGATACCATTTAAAATAAGCTATAAAATTAAAAATGAAGACAGTAAGTATATAATACAAAACGAAGCTTCAGTAGATTATATAGAACAATTGTTTGAGAATTATAAAAAAATAAACCCTGACTCAAGTAGCGTCATTATTACCACATATAAAAATAGAATTTTAGAAATAGAAACACAGAGTCTTTTACCAGTTAATCCTTTTCCTTTTACTTACAATTTATATTTTGACAAAAACAAATTAATTTTTTCAGAACACGGATGCAGTTATCCATTTGAGTCTATGGGTTTATGCAATGGTACAACTTCTGAATATTTTAATTATTTTAAATCAGGAAAATATTACACTACAATAATACAAGAACATAAATTGGGTTCAAGTTGTGGGTGTGGGTTGAATTTTATAATTAACAATACAGTTATTAAAAAATTAACTGAAATAGCTTTATCTAAGTTAAGTGCAAACTGAACCTACAAACAATACTACCAAACACTAAAATGAAGACATTAATATCACTATTATTCTTAGCAGCAAGCTATTTTACACAAGCACAGCCTTCTACACCTTTAGTAATTAAGGATAGCGTGAAAATTGAAATGAAAATAGAAAAACACTTATGGGAGGATAACAATACATATCAGTTTATTGCCATAAGCATTAGTGGTTTGCCAGAAATCAATACCTTTATTAGTCGAGAAGCTTCTGATAGCATTAATTCACTGATTATTCGTGATTCTTTTGGTGGTGGTTATGGTCCTGTAATACCTATGAGCAGGAATAAAACCTTTTATCCGGTACACACAATTAAAGAAATAGTTTACGACTCTATTTCAAAAATTAATGCGATCTCAGAATATCATTTATTAAAGCATACCAGTCTATTTTTATTAGATGATTTTGATGACATTAAAAATAAAGACACTTTAATTTTATTTTCCCGTGGTTGCTTTGGTTACCAAAGACAAAGTTATGCCGCCTGCGATAATTTTACTGTACCATTTATTTTTGATAAGTCATCGTTACAAATAGATAACGACTTTCCGATTGCAGATGAAAATTGGTACAATGAATGGCTTAAAAGTGAACCCGAAGAACATTCAGATGCAAGAACGATATATAACTATGGCGATATACACAAAGGTTTTGAATTCTATTTAGAAAAAAACTAATACTTCAATTATAATCAAATGATGTTAAAACGTGTAAATATTCGCGGTTAAAAATCAGCAAGAAAATAGCCATATGAAAAAAATGTTTGTAATTGTCACAGTGCTTCTTTTTACAAAGACAGCTTTTTCTCAAGGAAGTAGCTCAACCGAGTTTGAAATTGAAATAACTCTTTTTGATCTGCCCAAGGATGATGAATATGAATTTTATTATATGGGAATGCCAGGAGTCAATTCCATCTCTAGTTGCTATTACGAAAAGGATCCCCTTAATAAGAATGTTAAATTTATGGACATATCAATTATATTGTGGATGCCGATAATTTAACTTTTATAATAGCACATAAAACAAAACACGAAAAAGCATTATATAGTAACAAACAAGTTGTTAAAAATTATATAGTTAACATCAGCAAGTTAAATGCCATTGGAGGAAAGATCAATGCCGTTAAACTAAATAGAAATAAACCATTTATTAAAATTGGAGCCAAGGTTATAGATACGGAATTGGAAATTTACACTAAATACTATTCAAATATATCTGAAGTTGAGGATATGGCAAACATAATAGATCGTGAGTGGATTACTATTGAAGGTAAATAGCCGATTTGTTCGTAAAAAAGGTCATATTAAACTATTTGCTAGTTTGCACCTCATATTGAAAATGAACAATCAATTTTCCACCAGAAAAAATTAAGCAATAAGAAAAATCACTCTACAAGAATGCTTATGAAAAAGAACACATTCAGTTTTTGTTAAGCACAGATAGATTTATTTAAAGGATGAAATACCAAACGAACATTGCTGTTAGTTATTACGGTGACTATTTCAAATGCAAATGACAAATGGTTTAGACTAAAGATGCTTTATCTCCATTCTCGTAATTTCGAGTAAATACCAAAAATTGTTCTCTTTATTAAAAATTGAATCCTTACAAATTAACAATCTACTTATTGAATGTTCAATTTTGAACTTCCCCTTGGGCTTCGAGATAAGAATCGGGTTAAACTTATAGCTCAAAACAATAAGATCTTAAACAAAAAAACTGCTTCAATTAAATGAAGCAGTTTCAATTTGTGGTCCCACTTGGGCTCGAACCAAGGACCACCTGATTATGAGTCAGGTGCTCTAACCAACTGAGCTATGGGACCGTTTGGTGCTATAACCTCCCGATGACTATCGTGAAGAGCTATCGTACCAATTAACATTGCTGTTAACCTAACGCTTATCTAAAAGCGAGTGCAATATTACTACATATTTTAAAACTCTACAAGAAAAATAAATCGTTTTACGCCTTTAGCTCTTGGCATAACTCAATTAAAACACCGTTAGTCGATTTCGGATGCAAAAAAGCGATTAACTTGTTATCTGCTCCTTGTTTAGGTTCCTTGTGAATCATCGCAAAACCTTCTTTGGTCAGGCGCTCAATTTCCTGTTCAATATCATCAACTGCAAAAGCAATGTGATGCATCCCTTCTCCTTTTTTTTCTATAAATTTTGCAATCGGACTGTCTTCATTTGTGGCCTGAAGCAATTCAATTTTATTAGGGCCACACTTAAAAAACGAGGTTTTAACCCCTTCACTTTCCACATCTTCAATCTTATAATGGTCCTTTCCGAATAGAGATTTAAACAACTGATTGGAACGCTCTATATCCTTTACGGCAATTCCTATATGTTCTATTTTTTTCATATCTATGTCCCAAAAAATCGGGAATCTTTAATTTGAGATTCCTAAAAACGCCGAAGCCTTCTTAATAAATTACACTCAAAAATAAGATAATCCTTAAATATCCTCTACTTTTGCAGATGATTAATGCTTTTTTATTATGGAAGAATTTACGCAACGACAAAAAAAAATAGGAGGCATCCTCCAACAAGATTTAGCTGAAGTGTTACAAAAAGCAGCTACCGATGGTGGTTTGCGAGGTGTTATCATATCCGTGAGTAAAGTGAATGTCACTACGGACTTATCTGTGGCTAAAGTCTATCTTAGTATTTTTCCGAATAAAGAAGCACAACCTTTATTGGAAGGTATTAGATCCAATAAACCCCTTATTAGACACGAATTATCCCAACGCACACGTCATCAACTCCGACGCATGCCACAACTGGAATTTTTTATAGACGATTCTTTAGAATATATTGATGGTATTGAACGTTCACTTAAGGGCGAAGATAATCCTCTCGAAAATCCAGATTTATTAGGTAAGCGTAAAAAATCTTAAGTGAATTTTCCTTTATATATAGCAAAACGTTATCTGTTTTCTAAAAGCAGTAACAATGCTATAAATATTATGACCTTTATTGCTTCAGGTGGCGTTGTTATTGCCTCTGCGGCTCTTTTTATTGTACTCTCAGTTTTTGCAGGGTTAAAGGATTTTAGCCTAGAGTTTTCTTCTTTTGTTGATCCAGATTTAAAATTAATGCCTTCGGAAGGCAAATCGTTTCAATGGACAGAAAATGATAAAGCCGCGTTTTTAAAAATTAAAGGTATTGCAAATTATTCTGAAATTATTGAGGAACGCATCATCATTAAATCTGAAAATAAAAATCTCTTGGCGACTTTAAAAGGTGTGGATAAAAACTACCTAAACGTTACCAATATTGATACCATGGTTACCAAAGGGAATTGGATTACTCCTGAAAGTAATGAGGTCGTTTCCGGTTGGGGAATTTCCAATAATTTATCTTTCGGGATTCTTGATTATCTAAAACCTTTGTCGCTTTATGTTCCTAAAATTGGAAAAGGACAAGCGAGTTCTCCTAAAGGTTATTATAATTCGGTTTATGTAAATAATGTGGGATTGTTTGAAATCAACGAGGAGCTGAACAACAACTACATCTTTTCAGATATTGAACTCGCCAAACGCTTATTGGGTTATAATACTGAACAGTTAAGTGCTTTAGAACTCAAATTGACTCCTGATGCCGATGAAGCGAATATAAGAACGCAACTTAAAGCGGCCTATGGAAATAAATTCAATATAAAAAATAGAGCTGAGCTCAATGATGCGCTTTTTAAAATGTTGAATACTGAAAATCTGGCCATTTACCTCATCTTTACTTTGGTTATTATTATTGCACTTTTCAACGTCATTGGCGCCATTATTATGATGATTTTAGACAAAAAGAAATCATTGAATACCTTATTCAACTTAGGTACAGAGACTAAAACCATTAAATCCATTTTCTTTTTACAAGGGAGTTTAATGACTGTTGTTAGCGGAATTATTGGTGTTTCTATTGGGTTATTGGTGGTGTTTTTACAGCAAACTTTTGAACTGGTTATGCTAACACCAGATTTGGCTTATCCAGTCCGTATTAACTTTTTGAATGTTCTTATTGTATTGGCTACAATTTTTGCTTTGGGAATTGTGGCTTCCAAGATCGCTTCTCAGCGGATTACTCACGGGTTGATACAGAGTTAGGTTTTTAGACACCGATTTTTACAGATCAAAAAGAAAAAGCAGACACGAATTTCACTAATTGGCACTAATCTGTACGTATAGCTCTGTTCTTAAAAAATTACGCTGAGATTTACGAAGATTTCACGGAGATTGGCAGAGAAAAAAGTAGACAAATCTTGTCTCGATTGTTTTTCAGGAAATTTCATAAATTGGTATTCATCTTTAATTCACTCTCAATAACTATCGAAATTGCAAGACAAACATCAACTTCATGCTTCATGCTTCGTGCTTCCGGCTTCTACACAAACTGATAATCCGAAAACTTGTCCAAAACCTCATCAAAAGCAGCAAATACATCTTTAGAGTCGTCACTGGTTACCATTTTCATGCGGTATTCCTTAAAGTGAGGAATGCCTTTAAAGTAGTTGGTATAATGTCTTCGGGTTTCAAAAACGCCTAACGTTTCCCCTTTCCAATCAATGGCCATCTGTAAATGGCGTCTTGCGGCTTCCACACGTTCGGCTAAGGAAATTGGTGCCAAGTGCTCGCCTGTTTCAAAAAAGTGCTTTACCTGTTTAAAAAACCATGGATTTCCTATAGTGGCCCGTCCTATCATGGCGCCATCCAACCCATAATCATCACGCATTTCTGCGGCACGTTCTGGAGTGTCTATATCGCCATTTCCAAAAACCGGAATATGCATTCTTGGGTTATTTTTCACTTCGGCAATCGGTTTCCAATCCGCATCACCTTTATACATTTGTGCTCTGGTTCTACCATGAATGGCAATAGACTTACAGCCCACATCTTGCAAACGTTCTGCTACCTCAACAATTTTTATAGAATCGTGATCCCAACCTAATCTGGTTTTTACGGTTACTGGCAAATTGGTGCGTTTTACCATTTCGGCAGTGAGCTGTTCCATTAGGCAGATATCTTTCAGGATTCCTGCTCCCGCACCTTTGGATACTACTTTTTTAACAGGACAACCAAAATTAATATCTATAATATCCGGATTCGATTTTTCTACAATATCTATGGTCTGTAACATACTTTCCATATTGGCACCAAAAATCTGAATCCCAACAGGTCGCTCCTTTTCGTAGATATCCAGTTTCATAACGCTTTTTGCTGCATTACGGATTAAACCTTCGCTAGATACAAACTCCGTATACACCACATCTGCCCCTTGTTCCTTGCATAATGCACGAAAAGGGGGATCGCTAACATCCTCCATTGGAGCCAAAAGCAATGGAAAGTCTGGTAATTCTATGTCGCCTATTTTAACCAAGTGTTTTAATTTTGATGCAAAGCTACGGCTTTTTGTAATATTTCCTATTTAACGCCCAA encodes:
- the mce gene encoding methylmalonyl-CoA epimerase; the protein is MKKIEHIGIAVKDIERSNQLFKSLFGKDHYKIEDVESEGVKTSFFKCGPNKIELLQATNEDSPIAKFIEKKGEGMHHIAFAVDDIEQEIERLTKEGFAMIHKEPKQGADNKLIAFLHPKSTNGVLIELCQELKA
- the rbfA gene encoding 30S ribosome-binding factor RbfA translates to MEEFTQRQKKIGGILQQDLAEVLQKAATDGGLRGVIISVSKVNVTTDLSVAKVYLSIFPNKEAQPLLEGIRSNKPLIRHELSQRTRHQLRRMPQLEFFIDDSLEYIDGIERSLKGEDNPLENPDLLGKRKKS
- a CDS encoding ABC transporter permease, yielding MNFPLYIAKRYLFSKSSNNAINIMTFIASGGVVIASAALFIVLSVFAGLKDFSLEFSSFVDPDLKLMPSEGKSFQWTENDKAAFLKIKGIANYSEIIEERIIIKSENKNLLATLKGVDKNYLNVTNIDTMVTKGNWITPESNEVVSGWGISNNLSFGILDYLKPLSLYVPKIGKGQASSPKGYYNSVYVNNVGLFEINEELNNNYIFSDIELAKRLLGYNTEQLSALELKLTPDADEANIRTQLKAAYGNKFNIKNRAELNDALFKMLNTENLAIYLIFTLVIIIALFNVIGAIIMMILDKKKSLNTLFNLGTETKTIKSIFFLQGSLMTVVSGIIGVSIGLLVVFLQQTFELVMLTPDLAYPVRINFLNVLIVLATIFALGIVASKIASQRITHGLIQS
- the dusB gene encoding tRNA dihydrouridine synthase DusB, which produces MVKIGDIELPDFPLLLAPMEDVSDPPFRALCKEQGADVVYTEFVSSEGLIRNAAKSVMKLDIYEKERPVGIQIFGANMESMLQTIDIVEKSNPDIIDINFGCPVKKVVSKGAGAGILKDICLMEQLTAEMVKRTNLPVTVKTRLGWDHDSIKIVEVAERLQDVGCKSIAIHGRTRAQMYKGDADWKPIAEVKNNPRMHIPVFGNGDIDTPERAAEMRDDYGLDGAMIGRATIGNPWFFKQVKHFFETGEHLAPISLAERVEAARRHLQMAIDWKGETLGVFETRRHYTNYFKGIPHFKEYRMKMVTSDDSKDVFAAFDEVLDKFSDYQFV